From the Oncorhynchus keta strain PuntledgeMale-10-30-2019 chromosome 13, Oket_V2, whole genome shotgun sequence genome, the window AGATAAAGGGGTTGACTCCCGCCTGGGCGAAGCTCATCCACACCGCCGCGGTCAAGTACCCCCCTGGTACCGCGGGGCCCCTGGCAAACACCCTCCAATAGCAGGCCACTAGGTAGGGGCCCCAGAGCGTGAGAAAGAAGAAGGTCATGATGAAGAACATCCTACTTATCCTCTTTTCAGTCTTAAACTCGTCCAGCACCAGCAGGCGTCGCCGGCCCACTGCATTGCTGTTCTGCCTGATCCCCAGcagggtgggtggggtggggccCCTGCCGAACCCCGCCAGCCAGTTAGCCGCTGCTTGGCCGCTGGCCCCGGGGCCATGGAAGGTCCAGTTTTGGCTGACGGCAGGCACAAACTGGACTGGTTTCATCTTCCGGCGGTCATGAACGAAGAAGATTAGCTTGAGGTAGACAAGCTGGGTGGCCAGAAGGATCAGGGCGAGGAGCAGCATGAAGCCCAGGGAGTCGTTGGCTCTGAACGAGCGGTGCTGGAACGTACACTGGTCCTCCTCCCTTATGAAGGAGTACGTCCCCACGTCCAGCACCGGGGGAAAGGCCATGGCCACCGACAACGTCCACACCATGCAGATGACTGCCAGACACGTCCAGAAGGTGAGCCTCTTGGTGTAGAAGCGGTGGTGGGCTATGGCCAGGTAGCGTGTCACACTCACACAGAAGAGCATGAAC encodes:
- the LOC118392306 gene encoding probable G protein-coupled receptor 85, giving the protein MIPPPSMANYSHAGDHNILQNVSPLATFLKLTSLGFIIGVGVVGNLLISILLVKDKSLHRAPYYFLLDLCASDILRSAICFPFVFTSVKNGSTWTYGTLTCKVIAFLGVLSCFHTAFMLFCVSVTRYLAIAHHRFYTKRLTFWTCLAVICMVWTLSVAMAFPPVLDVGTYSFIREEDQCTFQHRSFRANDSLGFMLLLALILLATQLVYLKLIFFVHDRRKMKPVQFVPAVSQNWTFHGPGASGQAAANWLAGFGRGPTPPTLLGIRQNSNAVGRRRLLVLDEFKTEKRISRMFFIMTFFFLTLWGPYLVACYWRVFARGPAVPGGYLTAAVWMSFAQAGVNPFICIFSNRELRRCFSTTLLYCRKSRLPREPYCVI